In a single window of the Tribolium castaneum strain GA2 chromosome 8, icTriCast1.1, whole genome shotgun sequence genome:
- the LOC659652 gene encoding apolipoprotein D has product MFELRVFLAGLALLAGFWGCDGHTYHLGGCPNIEPMPAFSMKKMLGIWYVVQKTSTASTCITYNFTETEEPGEYLLEQTSQHFVLGLTPLKHEYHYTGRLSIPDDAVPGRMKVRFPLSVAGSASYTVFMTDYDTYAGIFTCQKLGFAHRQSATILSREKTLEQIYIDKIRSKLAAANIDPFDLSIISQKNCPKGENGTNINIDDETFSAHSVAGVIKKAGEKIGDGVEYVAGGAKKVYNKVAENIGDDKDEKSKLVTINPNAEWLP; this is encoded by the exons ATGTTTGAGTTGAGAGTGTTTCTGGCCGGTTTGGCTCTTTTGGCTGGGTTTTGGGGCTGTGATGGGCACACGTACCATCTGGGCGGGTGCCCAAACATCGAACCCATGCCCGCCTTCAGCATGAAAAAG atgTTGGGGATCTGGTATGTCGTGCAAAAAACCAGCACCGCCAGCACTTGCATAACTTATAATTTCACCGAAACGGAAGAACCGGGGGAGTACCTACTTGAACAGACTAGCCAACACTTCGTGCTAGGGCTGACACCCTTAAAACACGAATATCACTACACTGGCCGTTTGTCCATCCCTGACGACGCCGTTCCTGGCCGAATGAAAGTCAGATTTCCGCTTAGTGTTGCCGGAAGTGCCAGTTATACGGTTTTCATGACAGACTACGATACATATGCTGGCATTTTCACGTGCCAAAAGTTAGGTTTTGCACACAGACAATCAGCCACGATTTTATCGCGGGAGAAGACTTTGGAACAAATTTACATCGATAAGATCAGGTCCAAGTTGGCTGCGGCCAATATAGACCCGTTTGATTTGTCAATTATTAGTCAGAAAAACTGTCCAAAGGGCGAAAATGGGACGAATATTAACATCGACGATGAAACTTTTTCGGCGCACTCGGTGGCTGGGGTTATAAAGAAAGCGGGCGAGAAAATCGGAGATGGCGTTGAGTATGTGGCCGGAGGGGCGAAGAAAGTCTACAATAAAGTTGCCGAAAATATCGGAGATGATAAGGACGAGAAGAGTAAATTAGTCACGATTAACCCGAATGCCGAATGGTTGCCGTAA